A DNA window from Daucus carota subsp. sativus chromosome 3, DH1 v3.0, whole genome shotgun sequence contains the following coding sequences:
- the LOC108211176 gene encoding UNC93-like protein 1, protein MGHTVDQETKNPEKIDVNSSYFRYNSPLVQVGLIGLVCFCCPGMFNALSGMGGGGQVDPTAANNANTALYTTFAVFGILGGGIYNILGPRLTLFAGCSTYILYAGSFLYYNHQKHQAFAIVAGALLGIGAGLLWAGQGAIMTSYPPPDRKGTYISMFWSIFNMGGVIGGLIPFILNYNRSEASSVNDGTYIGFMVFMTIGTVLALAILHPSKVIRDDGSVCTNMRYSDVRTELWAILKLFSDWKMLLMFPAAWASNFFYSYQFNNVNGILFNLRTRGLNNVFYWGAQMLGSVMVGYIMDFSFKSRRMRGLAGITVVGILGTAIWGGGLAHQLGYSRGDKPEKLDFKDSGSAFAGPFVLYFSYGLLDAMFQSMVYWVIGALADDSAILSRYTGFYKGVQSAGAAVAWQVDTRNVSFLSQLAVNWSLCTISYPLLAILVILAVKDESKVEEGTRNEAAHSDSITDSKDNTYGGLSMST, encoded by the exons ATGGGTCATACAGTTGATCAAGAAACTAAGAACCCTGAAAAAATAGATGTGAATTCTTCGTATTTTCGATATAATTCTCCTTTAGTTCAGGTGGGGTTGATTGGTCTAGTATGTTTTTGTTGTCCTGGAATGTTCAATGCCTTATCTGGCATGGGAGGCGGCGGTCAGGTTGATCCGACCGCAGCCAACAATGCCAACACGGCCCTTTATACCACTTTTGCTGTTTTTGGGATCTTGGGTGGTGGGATTTACAATATCTTAGGCCCAAGGCTCACCCTTTTTGCTGGTTGCTCTACTTACATTCTTTATGCAGGTTCTTTCTTGTATTACAATCATCAAAAGCACCAGGCTTTTGCTATTGTTGCAGGAGCTCTTCTCGGGATCGGAGCAGGCTTGCTATGGGCTGGTCAGGGGGCTATTATGACCTCATATCCTCCCCCTGATAGAAAGGGAACTTATATCTCTATGTTTTGGAGTATTTTTAATATGGGGGGTGTTATAGGGGGGTTGATTccatttattttgaattataatcgGAGTGAAGCTAGTTCGGTTAATGATGGAACTTATATAGGGTTCATGGTTTTTATGACCATTGGAACTGTTCTTGCTCTAGCAATCTTGCATCCTAGTAAGGTTATTCGGGACGATGGTTCGGTTTGTACTAATATGAGGTACTCTGATGTGAGGACTGAGCTCTGGGCAATCTTGAAGTTGTTCTCGGACTGGAAAATGTTGTTGATGTTTCCGGCTGCCTGGGCTAGTAACTTTTTTTATAGTTACCAGTTTAATAATGTCAATGggattttgtttaatttgagGACTAGAGGATTGAATAATGTGTTTTACTGGGGAGCTCAGATGTTAGGTTCTGTTATGGTTGGTTATATTATGGATTTTAGTTTTAAGAGTAGAAGAATGAGGGGTTTGGCTGGTATTACAGTTGTGGGAATTCTTGGGACAGCTATTTGGGGTGGAGGGCTTGCGCATCAGCTTGGCTATTCCCGCGGTGATAAGCCTGAGAAACTAGATTTTAAGGATTCTGGTTCTGCTTTTGCAGGGCCATTCGTGCTGTATTTTAGCTATGGACTATTAGACGCAATGTTTCAGAGCATGGTTTATTGGGTTATTGGAGCTTTGGCTGATGATTCTGCTATACTCAGCAG ATATACTGGATTTTACAAGGGAGTGCAGAGTGCAGGAGCAGCCGTTGCTTGGCAAGTGGATACACGTAACGTATCATTCCTTTCTCAATTGGCTGTGAACTGGTCACTATGCACTATCAGTTATCCATTGTTGGCGATTTTAGTAATTCTAGCAGTGAAAGATGAGAGCAAAGTGGAAGAGGGAACTCGCAATGAGGCTGCACATTCAGACAGTATCACAGATTCGAAGGACAATACATATGGTGGGCTTAGCATGTCAACTTAA
- the LOC108213900 gene encoding uncharacterized protein LOC108213900 — MGGCASRPKDLALEAKVPVEDPAKTVPEPVAETVPQESNAGEEKKEEPLIDVSAPADEAPKVEEVKTAEPETTPEVTTEDKPAEPKEEAAVKKVEEPAKTEEVAPKSEDKSEAVPTPVV, encoded by the exons ATGGGAGGTTGTGCGAGCAGGCCCAAGGATTTGGCTCTCGAAGCTAAGGTCCCCGTTGAGGATCCTGCTAAGACTGTCCCAGAGCCCGTGGCTGAGACTGTTCCCCAG GAGAGCAATGCAGGTGAGGAGAAAAAAGAAGAGCCTCTGATAGATGTTTCTGCACCAGCTGACGAGGCTCCCAAGGTCGAGGAGGTGAAAACTGCTGAGCCAGAAACGACTCCAGAGGTAACCACAGAGGATAAGCCTGCTGAGCCAAAGGAGGAAGCCGCTGTGAAGAAAGTTGAGGAACCTGCCAAGACTGAGGAAGTTGCACCGAAATCCGAAGACAAATCTGAGGCCGTCCCTACCCCTGTAGTCTGA